A window of the Phycisphaerae bacterium genome harbors these coding sequences:
- a CDS encoding prepilin-type N-terminal cleavage/methylation domain-containing protein — protein sequence MKTRSFTLIELLVVVAIVAVLVAILLPALTAARDQARSTICATNLRQVGTAYRLYADEHSGRLPPNWDPTISNPDWYHWHEYVGKQIPSDSNVWVCPTNPWHSGQVYGINVHVSYANDFEALSVFDDLLTSEAFLFGDGPNGWKNLSWTYGVPGADYGAGGLHLRHAERAMVVMLDGHTEARTDGEIPAAHVSFWSGR from the coding sequence ATGAAGACGAGGAGTTTTACACTGATTGAGCTTCTGGTGGTGGTGGCGATCGTCGCGGTGCTGGTCGCGATTCTGCTGCCGGCGCTGACGGCGGCGCGAGACCAGGCCCGGAGCACGATTTGCGCGACGAATCTGCGCCAGGTCGGCACGGCGTATCGGCTCTATGCGGACGAGCACAGCGGGAGGCTGCCGCCGAACTGGGACCCGACCATTTCCAACCCCGACTGGTATCACTGGCACGAGTACGTGGGCAAGCAGATTCCTTCCGATTCGAACGTGTGGGTATGTCCCACCAATCCGTGGCATAGCGGGCAGGTGTACGGCATCAATGTGCACGTCAGCTACGCCAATGACTTTGAGGCCCTGAGCGTCTTTGACGATCTGCTGACCAGCGAGGCGTTTCTCTTTGGCGACGGGCCCAACGGCTGGAAGAATCTCTCGTGGACGTACGGGGTTCCTGGAGCCGATTACGGGGCGGGTGGTCTGCACCTCCGTCACGCGGAGCGGGCGATGGTGGTGATGCTGGACGGCCACACGGAGGCGCGAACGGACGGGGAGATCCCGGCGGCTCACGTGTCTTTCTGGTCCGGTCGGTAA